In Calliopsis andreniformis isolate RMS-2024a unplaced genomic scaffold, iyCalAndr_principal scaffold0033, whole genome shotgun sequence, one genomic interval encodes:
- the LOC143187450 gene encoding uncharacterized protein LOC143187450 — MSNPVKEQLTLPALEVEMEDIQSRIRGMTRLVTNLKKKGRNNYTISLLKQKLEYVTDVWRDIQERVKQLKKEVPDSKRKVIPFFGESTMDDAEDAFHEAQNFLMTELDSLIQEKESAGFGNPGNTAGAGATGQPSTLELPKQNLPRFSGDPRKWCHFADLFTASIIKDQRLSDAQRLQYLNGCLEGEALASIATLEIADRNFKPAWDTLTEQFGNPRRMVLQLLATFTKLKPIRTGDIESLQQVTVGWKQTLAALQKLGRKVEHYSDVLVILIKSKLDQSLEWEWEGTQKLNQEIPSFNEMLDFLREQEHRLHVLINPVQKQAVDPTSKPRIRQHNAVVESSPGPTLECTFCGLTHGITTCKKFKLLTPELRFHYIKANQSCINCLASTHTVARCPKNAACTKCSKKHHTILHFDAPQVGTGNRRSTKKPQQGQREAGRSNVSAREPANVNTKSRASTSSADVTSHCSATESGTPAVFLATANVRVIGKGGTTRIARALIDQGSEASFISANLANDLRLARRKTPATVTGLAGGKAQDIKYSVDIEFGSTRCTEEAFRTSAYVVSRITSYAPPSVHVPEYTALRELTLADPDPASDRPIEVLIGAGTYASIIRPGLRRFGKRGPIAQETALGWILSGPVDAATSSPNPVRTLHCTVLESLDKAIRRFWEIEEIPSKLVNTKAEDECEEYFAKTVARDATGRFIVRLPFNHENPDELLGESLPIALSALTRLRKKLDLDPTLMREYSEFLTEYESLSHMTRLEFLDKTRLYIPHRAVVRTESATTKLRVVFNASSKTAGGRSLNDILHVGPKLQNDITAVLTRWRLYQYVLVADIEKMFRQILVAAEDRRFQCIVWRTPETERNIAFELKTVTYGTACAPYLSMRTLLELKKQDGDRFPLAAPILEKDVYVDDVFMGAPDKLLLEQIRKQTCELLQQGGFNLRKWAGNSPDLLGTRSAMDSIRRFFYFNLQRFQPSATPITKRTLFSEIAKLYDPLGWLSPVVIRAKTLMQSQWLEKIQWDEQVSAETLKMWNTFCADWSRLNQWKLPRWIRYGADTTSVELHGFCDASLAAYSAVTYLRVTTIDNGVFTSLLMAKTRVAPIKTQSIPVLELNGAVLLAELILHVRDSLAMKIDRVVCWTDSTIALAWLKKHPSTWKVIVANRVSKIQTALPNAEWRYVPTRSNPADLNSRGIDAAEFLQSNLWTFGPTWLSEAEAQWPAIPASVETDESKRVAHAHVATPKPEWDFLFRFQSWRKLLRVTAYCLRWRRPSRVNQRSNAGQVIEAAEMRNAAERLARHIQGSHFAEEYRCLKNHRSIPVKSPLKSLNPFLDDKDVLRVGGRLENATLAWETKHPIILPKHYVSTLIIRQCHVDTLHGGLQLTLHTVRQNYWILGCRNAAKTVVNKCMRCVRWRGNTSTQIMQHLTPERCRPSRAFDNCGVDYAGPYRVRDSAGRGKTAHKAYIAVFVCYATRAVHIELVHDYTTSAFLAALDRFVARRGIPSCIFSDNGTNFVGADRELQQHCRAVFSATDTHNKCGAMGIQWRFNPPSAPHFGGMQEAGVKSVKHHLKRTLGEFTPTGEEMQTLLCKIEASLNSRPIAPLSDDPDDYASLTPGHFLTGGPLNAIPLQSWEMGRIEEVFPGKDGNVRVVKVRTAKSTYTRPITRMCRLPVDEPATTTGAEGDTKVRPIVLEENRTIGTPSSLTPNPLGRGDEVFLSLSPQGKKRPREIAGATEIGCERRAGRVSRNQAMESDTQNTQNQISATFDRCLKIGEQALQQETRTPSPLEKSHQEAVQETTQEEWTITIGPPRMGPVQLRVPEHIPRTTRRYRCTVPGGRYALRWDREQRLTSLLWRPAVDPPTPRGQEKSTAPAAAASQAGGRTPNRPRPKAREDNRQQAQAPTTSRALVAARPSPIASRTRRPPRPQGPTLEELTRAAVGIAVETSMRLLQQQQQLHPQQSASPPAHKRQRR; from the exons ATGTCGAACCCCGTAAAGGAGCAGTTGACTCTTCCTGCCCTGGAGGTCGAGATGGAGGATATTCAGTCACGAATTCGGGGAATGACCCGACTCGTGACTAATCTGAAGAAAAAGGGGCGAAATAATTATAccatctctctcctcaaacaGAAGTTGGAGTATGTAACTGACGTTTGGAGGGACATCCAAGAGCGAGTTAAACAGCTCAAAAAGGAGGTCCCTGACAGCAAACGGAAGGTCATACCCTTCTTCGGCGAGAGCACGATGGATGATGCAGAAGATGCGTTCCATGAAGCTCAGAACTTCCTGATGACGGAATTGGACAGCCTCATACAGGAAAAGGAATCGGCTGGATTCGGCAACCCCGGGAATACCGCGGGTGCCGGAGCAACCGGCCAGCCTAGTACGCTTGAGCTTCCCAAGCAGAATTTACCGAGATTTAGCGGAGATCCGCGAAAGTGGTGTCACTTTGCGGATCTGTTCACCGCCAGCATAATCAAAGATCAACGGTTGTCAGATGCGCAACGTTTGCAATATCTGAACGGCTGCTTGGAAGGAGAGGCACTCGCATCGATTGCCACGCTTGAAATTGCGGATCGCAATTTCAAGCCGGCGTGGGATACCCTGACCGAACAATTCGGGAACCCACGTCGCATGGTGCTTCAGCTTCTCGCAACATTCACGAAGCTGAAGCCGATCAGGACGGGCGACATAGAAAGCCTGCAACAGGTCACCGTCGGCTGGAAACAAACGCTCGCCGCGCTCCAGAAGCTGGGGCGCAAGGTAGAGCATTACAGCGACGTGTTGGTCATCCTGATAAAATCTAAGTTGGACCAATCCCTAGAATGGGAATGGGAGGGCACGCAAAAGCTCAACCAAGAAATCCCCTCATTTAATGAGATGTTGGATTTTCTCAGGGAGCAAGAGCACAGACTGCACGTGCTGATCAACCCGGTACAAAAACAAGCGGTTGACCCCACGTCAAAACCTCGCATACGGCAACATAACGCCGTAGTCGAAAGCTCTCCCGGTCCAACCTTGGAGTGTACATTCTGCGGACTGACGCACGGAATTACAACGTGCAAAAAGTTCAAGCTGCTCACGCCTGAATTGCGCTTCCATTATATTAAAGCGAATCAGTCGTGTATAAACTGTCTCGCTTCGACTCACACAGTCGCGCGTTGCCCTAAGAACGCAGCGTGTACAAAGTGCAGTAAGAAGCATCACACTATTCTGCACTTTGACGCACCACAAGTCGGCACAGGCAATCGTCGGTCGACGAAAAAGCCACAGCAGGGCCAGCGGGAAGCGGGACGGAGTAACGTCTCCGCACGTGAGCCCGCGAATGTAAACACGAAATCTCGTGCTTCTACATCAAGCGCCGACGTGACGTCGCACTGTAGTGCGACGGAGAGCGGAACACCAGCTGTGTTTCTGGCGACGGCAAATGTGCGAGTCATAGGAAAGGGAGGCACGACGCGCATCGCGCGTGCACTCATAGACCAGGGCTCGGAAGCCTCCTTCATTTCCGCGAACCTCGCAAATGACTTGCGACTCGCGAGAAGGAAAACCCCAGCCACAGTTACGGGCTTGGCGGGCGGAAAAGCCCAGGATATAAAATATAGCGTGGATATCGAGTTCGGTTCGACACGTTGCACTGAGGAGGCGTTCCGCACCAGTGCATACGTGGTGTCCCGAATCACCTCGTATGCCCCGCCGTCGGTTCACGTGCCGGAATACACCGCGTTGCGTGAACTGACACTCGCGGATCCTGACCCCGCTTCAGACCGCCCAATAGAGGTGCTGATCGGAGCTGGGACATATGCGAGTATCATTCGACCAGGGCTTCGGCGATTCGGTAAGCGAGGGCCGATCGCGCAGGAAACAGCTTTAGGCTGGATACTGTCAGGCCCGGTCGACGCAGCCACCTCTTCCCCAAACCCCGTGAGGACGCTGCATTGCACCGTCCTCGAATCGCTCGACAAAGCGATACGAAGGTTCTGGGAGATAGAGGAGATTCCCTCGAAATTGGTGAATACCAAGGCCGAGGACGAATGCGAAGAATACTTCGCAAAAACCGTCGCGCGAGACGCGACGGGACGATTCATCGTTCGGTTGCCCTTCAACCACGAAAACCCGGACGAGCTGTTGGGAGAATCTCTTCCAATAGCTCTCTCCGCGTTGACTAGGTTAAGGAAAAAACTGGACCTGGATCCAACCCTCATGAGGGAATACAGTGAGTTTCTCACTGAATATGAGTCGTTGAGTCATATGACTCGCCTAGAGTTCCTCGACAAGACACGACTCTACATTCCACATAGAGCGGTTGTTCGAACGGAAAGCGCTACGACGAAGCTGCGCGTCGTGTTTAACGCTTCCAGTAAAACAGCGGGCGGACGCTCGCTGAACGACATCCTCCACGTAGGACCGAAGCTACAGAACGATATCACCGCTGTATTAACGCGGTGGCGTCTGTATCAATACGTGCTAGTAGCAGATATAGAGAAAATGTTTCGACAAATTCTCGTAGCTGCAGAGGATCGTCGATTCCAATGCATCGTGTGGCGCACGCCAGAAACCGAACGAAATATAGCGTTCGAGTTAAAAACCGTGACCTACGGTACGGCGTGTGCCCCATATTTATCGATGCGAACGCTTCTCGAGCTGAAAAAACAGGACGGCGACCGCTTCCCGCTCGCCGCTCCTATCCTCGAGAAGGACGTCTATGTTGACGACGTGTTTATGGGAGCTCCGGACAAACTATTGTTGGAGCAAATCCGTAAACAAACGTGCGAGCTCTTACAGCAAGGTGGATTTAACCTTCGTAAGTGGGCTGGAAATTCGCCAGATTTATTAG GTACTCGGTCTGCGATGGATTCCATCAGGAGATTTTTCTACTTCAATCTGCAACGTTTCCAACCGTCTGCAACACCGATCACAAAGCGTACTTTGTTTTcggaaattgcaaaattatacGACCCTCTCGGCTGGCTTTCGCCAGTCGTGATTCGCGCAAAAACTTTAATGCAGTCCCAATGGCTGGAAAAAATCCAGTGGGACGAGCAAGTTTCCGCGGAAACGCTCAAAATGTGGAACACATTTTGTGCGGATTGGAGCAGATTGAACCAGTGGAAACTTCCCCGATGGATCCGTTATGGAGCCGACACGACTTCTGTGGAACTGCACGGATTTTGTGACGCATCGCTCGCAGCCTATTCGGCTGTCACTTATTTAAGAGTGACGACGATAGACAACGGTGTGTTTACATCGCTGTTGATGGCAAAAACGCGAGTGGCTCCAATAAAAACACAGTCGATCCCAGTTCTTGAATTGAACGGGGCCGTACTGCTAGCCGAGCTAATCTTGCACGTGAGAGACTCGCTTGCAATGAAAATAGATCGAGTAGTCTGTTGGACAGACTCAACTATCGCTCTAGCTTGGCTGAAAAAACACCCATCGACCTGGAAGGTTATAGTGGCCAACCGAGTGTCGAAAATCCAAACGGCCCTCCCGAACGCGGAATGGCGTTACGTGCCGACCCGTTCGAACCCCGCGGATTTAAATTCGCGCGGGATCGACGCGGCAGAATTTCTGCAGTCGAACCTATGGACGTTTGGACCGACATGGCTGAGCGAAGCGGAAGCGCAATGGCCCGCCATACCCGCTTCCGTTGAGACCGATGAAAGCAAGCGCGTAGCGCATGCACACGTAGCAACTCCGAAGCCGGAATGGGATTTTCTGTTCCGTTTTCAATCATGGAGAAAACTGTTACGTGTAACGGCGTACTGTCTTCGTTGGCGAAGACCGTCGCGCGTCAATCAAAGGTCAAACGCCGGTCAAGTAATCGAGGCGGCAGAAATGCGTAACGCAGCTGAGCGCCTCGCACGCCATATACAGGGCTCGCATTTCGCAGAGGAATACCGATGCTTAAAAAATCATCGCAGTATCCCTGTGAAATCTCCCTTAAAAAGTCTCAACCCGTTCCTCGACGATAAGGACGTCCTGCGAGTCGGTGGAAGACTGGAGAATGCGACGCTTGCATGGGAAACCAAGCACCCGATAATACTGCCTAAGCATTATGTTTCGACATTAATAATTAGGCAGTGCCACGTAGATACGTTGCATGGGGGCTTGCAGTTGACCTTGCACACTGTCAGGCAAAATTATTGGATCCTCGGTTGTCGAAATGCAGCGAAAACCGTGGTCAACAAATGCATGCGATGCGTAAGGTGGCGAGGCAACACGTCCACGCAAATAATGCAGCATCTGACCCCGGAGCGCTGTCGCCCGTCAAGAGCATTCGACAATTGCGGAGTGGATTACGCGGGACCTTACCGTGTCCGCGACTCCGCGGGCCGAGGCAAAACAGCTCACAAAGCGTACATCGCGGTGTTTGTTTGTTACGCTACGAGGGCTGTCCATATCGAACTCGTCCATGACTACACGACGAGCGCGTTCTTAGCCGCACTCGATCGGTTTGTTGCACGACGAGGAATCCCGTCCTGCATTTTCAGTGACAATGGAACCAATTTCGTCGGTGCCGATCGAGAATTACAACAGCACTGTCGTGCAGTATTTTCTGCAACGGACACGCATAATAAATGCGGTGCTATGGGCATTCAGTGGCGGTTTAATCCACCCAGTGCCCCACACTTCGGTGGAATGCAGGAGGCCGGCGTGAAATCGGTGAAACACCATTTGAAACGCACGTTGGGAGAGTTCACACCCACGGGAGAGGAAATGCAGACGCTGCTCTGCAAGATCGAAGCGAGTCTTAACTCGCGACCGATCGCTCCCCTGAGTGACGACCCAGACGACTATGCGTCTCTTACGCCCGGTCATTTCCTGACAGGCGGACCACTAAATGCGATTCCGCTGCAGTcc TGGGAGATGGGAAGAATTGAGGAGGTGTTCCCGGGGAAAGACGGAAATGTACGTGTGGTAAAAGTACGTACCGCAAAGTCAACTTACACACGCCCCATCACAAGGATGTGTAGGTTACCCGTGGATGAGCCCGCTACGACGACCGGCGCCGAG GGAGACACCAAGGTGAGACCGATTGTTCTAGAAGAAAATCGAACGATCGGGACCCCCTCTTCCTTGACCCCCAATCCCCTTGGGAGGGGAGACGAAGTATTTCTGTCTCTATCTCCCCAAGGGAAAAAGCGCCCCCGCGAAATCGCGGGCGCTACCGAAATCGGTTGCGAGCGTCGCGCCGGCCGAGTCAGTAGAAATCAAGCAATGGAAAGCGACACACAAAACACGCAGAACCAAATCTCGGCGACCTTTGATCgctgtttgaagattggggagcagGCTCTCCAGCAAGAGACGCGTACACCCTCGCCACTGGAGAAGTCGCACCAGGAAGCAGTACAAGAAACCACTCAAGAGGAGTGGACAATAACCATCGGCCCACCAAGAATGGGCCCAGTACAGCTCAGGGTGCCGGAGCACATTCCGCGCACCACGCGGCGGTATCGCTGCACCGTCCCAGGAGGGCGGTACGCCCTCAGATGGGACCGGGAGCAGCGATTAACGTCACTGCTTTGGCGGCCGGCGGTGGACCCCCCAACGCCGAGAGGCCAAGAGAAGAGTACCGCCCCCGCGGCTGCAGCGAGCCAAGCGGGCGGGAGGACGCCCAACAGGCCCCGACCAAAGGCGAGGGAGGATAACCGTCAACAGGCACAAGCACCGACGACCTCCAGGGCCTTGGTGGCGGCTAGGCCCTCCCCAATTGCCAGCCGCACCCGGCGACCACCCCGGCCTCAAGGACCGACGTTAGAGGAGTTGACGCGCGCAGCAGTCGGCATCGCGGTGGAAACCTCGATGCGGCTgctgcagcaacagcagcagctacACCCGCAGCAGAGCGCGTCTCCACCAGCGCATAA